Proteins co-encoded in one Arthrobacter alpinus genomic window:
- a CDS encoding PadR family transcriptional regulator: MNENTFWILTALAGGRQHGYAVLRDVESLTASKVSLRVTTLYASLERLERDGLVRRAGEEIVDGRARRYYELTDDGTQALTLETERLSVRLGAAQKRLAAARPAPIRPAPATMAWGFVG, from the coding sequence ATGAATGAAAATACGTTTTGGATTCTCACGGCGCTCGCAGGTGGCCGGCAGCACGGCTATGCCGTCCTGCGAGATGTCGAATCGCTGACTGCCTCCAAGGTGTCATTGCGGGTAACGACGCTCTACGCCTCGCTCGAGCGTCTGGAACGGGACGGACTGGTTCGCAGGGCCGGCGAGGAAATAGTTGATGGCCGCGCCCGCCGCTATTACGAGCTGACGGACGATGGCACCCAGGCCCTGACCCTGGAGACTGAGCGACTTTCGGTCAGGCTGGGGGCTGCGCAAAAGCGGCTGGCAGCAGCTCGTCCGGCACCCATTCGCCCGGCGCCGGCAACCATGGCGTGGGGGTTTGTCGGATGA
- a CDS encoding aldo/keto reductase, with protein MCTLSLATGPVRRGRATQAWLAAIDGSLATMGLDYIDLMLIHGPQPWGDFRGGDYAEGNREAWRALEDAYNTGKLRAIGVSDFQRQDHASPAARPGLTESTAPSPSSAASDPGAWDRQRPAVPCAPIDHINQGSQEPHKALKVERLVCAPVGTSCALGASANSSSEGVGGGVVTTISATSDSTSSRRALTALAANP; from the coding sequence GTGTGTACGTTGTCGCTGGCGACTGGGCCCGTTCGGCGTGGTCGCGCCACACAAGCGTGGCTCGCCGCGATTGACGGATCTCTGGCCACGATGGGTCTGGACTACATCGACCTGATGCTCATTCACGGCCCGCAACCTTGGGGTGACTTTCGCGGCGGTGATTACGCCGAGGGTAATAGGGAAGCCTGGCGTGCCCTAGAGGACGCCTATAACACGGGCAAACTCCGTGCCATCGGAGTCTCCGACTTCCAACGGCAGGACCACGCTTCGCCAGCTGCGCGCCCGGGACTTACGGAAAGCACAGCGCCTTCCCCGTCTTCAGCGGCAAGTGACCCAGGCGCATGGGACCGCCAACGCCCGGCGGTCCCATGCGCCCCAATAGATCACATTAATCAGGGCTCGCAAGAGCCTCACAAGGCGTTGAAGGTGGAACGGCTGGTGTGCGCCCCTGTAGGGACTTCCTGCGCCCTTGGGGCTTCCGCCAACTCATCATCCGAAGGAGTTGGCGGAGGAGTTGTCACGACGATTAGCGCGACTTCCGACTCAACGTCCTCTCGACGAGCCCTGACTGCGCTTGCCGCCAACCCCTAA
- a CDS encoding NUDIX hydrolase — MSERFALIPASYVIFRSGTQVLLQLRQGTGYMDGHWAAAAAGHVDAGESAEAAAVREAHEELGVRIAAENLVPLTAMHRAQVNGPALAQRVDFFFSCEKWVGEPRIMEPDKAADLRWFALDELPAQVVPHERVVLERLTAGLPPIVSFGFEQRVAP; from the coding sequence ATGAGTGAACGATTCGCCTTGATTCCCGCCAGTTATGTCATTTTCCGCAGCGGTACCCAGGTGCTGCTCCAGCTGCGTCAAGGAACTGGATACATGGACGGCCATTGGGCCGCCGCTGCCGCGGGCCACGTGGACGCCGGCGAATCAGCGGAGGCTGCTGCAGTGCGCGAGGCTCATGAAGAGCTTGGGGTGCGGATCGCGGCCGAAAACCTGGTTCCTCTGACGGCGATGCACCGTGCCCAAGTGAACGGTCCCGCCTTGGCGCAACGGGTGGATTTCTTCTTTAGCTGTGAAAAGTGGGTTGGCGAGCCGCGCATTATGGAACCGGACAAAGCGGCAGACCTCCGATGGTTCGCACTCGATGAGCTGCCAGCCCAGGTGGTTCCGCATGAGCGCGTCGTTCTTGAGCGTCTGACGGCAGGACTTCCTCCGATCGTCAGCTTCGGGTTTGAACAACGGGTAGCCCCGTGA
- a CDS encoding Y-family DNA polymerase — translation MSNNRIALVDVNNFYVSCERVFDPKLEGRPVVVLSNNDGCVVARSAEAKELGIKTGAPWFQIQGQAKAWGLVARSSNYELYGDLSARVMEVVGRFGTWQEVYSIDESFVGLVGDPAQLQAAGRDIRAAVMRHVGVPVCVGVASTKTLAKFANRIAKQNPGLGGVCALEAMPEGHVEVIQQRVPASGLWGVGGKISDRLKMMGIETIADLKAADPALIRKKFSVVLQRTVMELNGTECIPHVEERVDKQQIMFSRSFSEPVTTVAGMEEVMGVYAQRGAARLNEEGLRAAIMTVTAGTSRFAAAEGSFPASTIRFATPTQDPIVLVRAAVAAIRQSAVAGASYLRAGVMFSGLEPASGAGMLDIFGAGQAQPEVGGVMGEVRSKFGNAAIGIGIGGLAVAPQWTMKRELASPRYTTEWKDLPVVRA, via the coding sequence GTGAGCAACAACCGGATCGCCCTGGTGGACGTGAACAACTTTTATGTCTCCTGCGAGCGGGTCTTTGACCCGAAGCTGGAAGGCAGGCCCGTCGTGGTGCTGTCCAACAACGACGGCTGTGTGGTGGCACGTTCTGCAGAAGCGAAGGAACTAGGGATCAAAACGGGTGCGCCGTGGTTCCAGATTCAAGGACAGGCCAAGGCTTGGGGGTTGGTGGCGCGTTCGAGTAACTATGAACTGTACGGGGATCTGAGCGCACGGGTCATGGAAGTCGTAGGCCGCTTTGGCACCTGGCAGGAGGTTTACTCGATCGATGAATCGTTCGTGGGGCTGGTGGGGGACCCGGCACAACTACAAGCTGCCGGACGCGATATTCGGGCCGCCGTCATGCGCCATGTGGGTGTGCCGGTATGCGTTGGTGTCGCGTCGACAAAGACGTTGGCCAAGTTTGCGAATCGGATCGCCAAGCAGAATCCGGGACTGGGCGGGGTGTGTGCGCTTGAGGCGATGCCGGAGGGGCACGTGGAGGTGATCCAGCAGAGGGTTCCGGCCTCGGGGCTCTGGGGCGTTGGCGGGAAAATCTCGGACCGGTTGAAGATGATGGGCATTGAAACCATCGCCGATCTGAAGGCCGCGGATCCGGCCCTGATCCGCAAGAAATTTTCCGTGGTCCTGCAGCGCACCGTCATGGAGCTCAATGGGACCGAGTGCATTCCGCACGTGGAGGAGCGCGTGGACAAGCAGCAGATCATGTTCTCACGCAGCTTCTCCGAGCCAGTCACCACCGTGGCAGGCATGGAAGAGGTCATGGGGGTCTACGCCCAGCGCGGCGCCGCCCGGCTCAATGAGGAAGGGTTGCGCGCCGCTATCATGACCGTCACGGCCGGAACCAGCCGCTTCGCCGCGGCGGAGGGCAGCTTCCCCGCCTCCACCATCCGGTTTGCCACGCCCACCCAGGACCCCATTGTGCTGGTCCGTGCTGCCGTGGCCGCCATCAGGCAGAGCGCCGTTGCCGGGGCTTCGTACTTGCGTGCCGGGGTCATGTTCAGTGGACTGGAACCAGCGTCCGGCGCCGGGATGCTGGATATCTTTGGTGCAGGGCAGGCGCAGCCGGAGGTGGGCGGCGTCATGGGAGAGGTGCGCAGCAAGTTCGGCAACGCAGCCATCGGGATCGGAATCGGCGGACTGGCTGTTGCGCCGCAATGGACCATGAAGCGTGAGCTTGCCTCACCCCGCTACACCACCGAGTGGAAGGACCTGCCGGTGGTGCGGGCCTAG
- a CDS encoding DUF2809 domain-containing protein: MTLVKTTKSRRLALSFAATDVIILGLVIHFFVPGDFASLIADALYTVMVYLVLAVILPRAKRVWLALAAFSLSAVIELSQLTGVPAQLAVSFPPSRLIFGTTFSALDLVAYAAGALAVFYADTILSARLSARLSARGTQWRPTQPE; the protein is encoded by the coding sequence ATGACACTCGTGAAAACCACCAAGTCCCGGCGCTTGGCGCTGTCCTTCGCCGCCACCGATGTCATCATTCTGGGCCTGGTGATTCACTTCTTTGTTCCGGGTGACTTTGCCAGTCTGATCGCCGACGCCCTCTACACCGTGATGGTCTACCTGGTGCTGGCCGTGATCCTGCCCCGCGCCAAGCGAGTTTGGCTGGCGCTCGCAGCCTTCAGCCTCAGCGCCGTCATTGAGCTGTCCCAGTTGACGGGGGTGCCCGCACAACTCGCGGTGAGCTTCCCGCCGTCGCGCTTGATCTTTGGCACCACCTTCTCCGCGCTGGACCTGGTGGCTTACGCCGCGGGTGCTCTGGCGGTGTTCTATGCGGACACCATTCTGTCCGCGCGCCTGTCCGCGCGCCTGTCCGCGCGCGGCACCCAGTGGCGTCCAACACAGCCGGAATAG
- a CDS encoding FAD-dependent oxidoreductase — translation MLDVVVIGAGQAGLSAAYYLARQGLVPETDFVVLDANPAAGGAWLHRWPSLTLGGAHGIHDLPGMKRPPSDPHEPASAVVSRYYGSYEQTFDVPVHRPVKVLGVRSLVADSAMLFPEDDGGLPADIAGPPLVVETDRGSYETRLVINATGTWDKPYWPHYPGKDVFAGRQLHTHDFRSVAEFSGQRVLVVGGGTSAVQFLLQLAEAGVETAWTTRHAPEFTSREFDPDWGRDVERKVNERTAAGLPPLSVVGATGLPLTQQYHDGIAAGILVSRGPLRSLTLSGAVFEDGTTFAADVVLWATGFRAALDHLAPLKLRESGGGIIMDGVKVAREPRLLMVGYGASASTLGANRAGRAAALAALDRLSVPV, via the coding sequence ATGCTCGATGTGGTGGTTATTGGTGCGGGTCAGGCCGGTCTTTCGGCTGCGTATTACCTGGCTCGGCAAGGGCTTGTTCCCGAAACGGACTTTGTGGTCCTCGATGCTAATCCGGCCGCCGGTGGCGCGTGGCTGCACCGTTGGCCCTCGCTCACTCTTGGCGGCGCCCATGGCATCCACGACCTGCCCGGCATGAAGCGCCCTCCCTCAGACCCTCACGAACCTGCTTCCGCCGTGGTCTCGCGCTATTACGGCAGCTACGAGCAGACCTTTGACGTTCCTGTTCACCGGCCCGTGAAGGTGCTGGGGGTGCGCTCCTTGGTTGCAGACTCCGCCATGCTCTTTCCCGAGGACGACGGCGGCTTGCCCGCCGACATTGCCGGCCCGCCTCTGGTGGTGGAAACGGACCGCGGATCCTACGAAACCCGCCTGGTCATCAACGCCACCGGGACCTGGGATAAGCCTTATTGGCCGCACTATCCGGGCAAAGATGTCTTTGCTGGTCGGCAGCTGCATACCCACGATTTCCGTTCAGTGGCCGAGTTCTCCGGGCAACGTGTATTGGTGGTTGGGGGAGGAACCTCGGCTGTCCAGTTCCTCTTGCAACTCGCTGAAGCGGGTGTAGAAACAGCCTGGACTACCAGGCACGCGCCGGAGTTCACCAGCAGGGAATTTGACCCTGATTGGGGCCGTGACGTTGAGCGCAAAGTTAATGAGCGCACTGCTGCGGGGCTGCCACCGTTGAGTGTTGTGGGAGCGACAGGTCTTCCGCTAACACAGCAGTATCACGACGGGATTGCCGCCGGCATCCTGGTGTCCCGTGGGCCGCTGCGTAGCCTCACGCTGTCAGGTGCCGTTTTTGAGGACGGCACCACTTTTGCGGCGGATGTTGTTCTATGGGCCACCGGATTCCGGGCCGCCCTCGATCATCTGGCACCGTTGAAACTGCGTGAATCCGGCGGTGGGATCATCATGGACGGCGTGAAAGTGGCGCGGGAGCCACGCCTGCTCATGGTGGGCTACGGAGCTTCGGCATCCACGCTCGGGGCCAACCGAGCCGGGAGGGCCGCGGCCTTGGCCGCCCTCGATCGATTGAGCGTTCCCGTTTAG
- a CDS encoding LLM class flavin-dependent oxidoreductase, whose protein sequence is MTLPLSILDLAHVGDDGIAESFRASVELAQKAEEWGYKRIWFAEHHNMPSIASSATSVLIAHVAAHTKSIRLGAGGIMLPNHSPLQIAEQFGTLETLHPGRIDLGLGRAPGSDQNTMRALRRDPMAADTFPSDVQELQAYFAGQTRISGVNAYPGKDTNVPLYILGSSLFGARLAAALGLPYSFASHFAPQALEDAVRIYRREFKPSEVLAEPYVIAGVNAIVADTQEEADKLALDARRRRVVSLVGRGQKFTEPEMDLLLDSPAGQQVTTMFRYAAIGTPSVAREYLAEFATVADADELIVATQVTDRAAWIRSYELLAGVMGLTPSV, encoded by the coding sequence ATGACACTTCCCCTTTCCATCCTTGATCTGGCCCACGTAGGCGATGACGGCATTGCCGAAAGCTTCCGGGCATCCGTTGAACTGGCGCAGAAGGCGGAGGAGTGGGGCTACAAGCGGATCTGGTTCGCCGAGCACCACAACATGCCCTCCATCGCGTCCTCGGCAACCAGCGTTTTGATCGCCCATGTGGCTGCCCACACAAAGTCCATCCGGCTCGGGGCAGGTGGCATCATGCTCCCTAACCACTCGCCGTTGCAGATCGCTGAACAGTTCGGCACGCTGGAGACCTTGCATCCGGGACGCATTGACTTGGGGTTGGGGCGCGCTCCCGGCAGCGACCAAAACACCATGCGCGCCCTGCGCCGTGACCCCATGGCTGCGGACACCTTCCCCTCCGATGTGCAGGAGCTACAGGCCTACTTTGCCGGCCAGACTCGTATTTCCGGCGTCAACGCCTACCCGGGCAAGGACACCAATGTGCCGTTGTACATCCTGGGCTCGTCTCTGTTTGGGGCCCGACTGGCCGCAGCTTTGGGGCTGCCGTACTCGTTCGCATCGCACTTTGCCCCACAGGCACTCGAAGACGCTGTGCGGATTTACCGCCGCGAATTCAAGCCATCCGAGGTATTGGCAGAGCCGTATGTCATTGCCGGCGTCAACGCCATTGTGGCCGACACCCAAGAGGAAGCAGACAAGCTGGCCCTAGATGCACGGCGCCGCCGCGTGGTTTCCTTGGTAGGCCGCGGCCAGAAGTTCACGGAACCCGAAATGGATCTCTTGCTGGACTCACCAGCGGGCCAGCAGGTCACCACCATGTTCCGGTACGCGGCCATTGGTACGCCGTCCGTTGCCCGTGAATACTTGGCGGAGTTCGCAACCGTGGCTGACGCCGACGAGCTCATCGTGGCCACGCAGGTCACCGACCGTGCGGCCTGGATCCGCAGCTATGAATTGCTCGCAGGGGTTATGGGGCTGACGCCTTCGGTGTAG
- a CDS encoding VOC family protein: MAIAQHPSVVIDCPDASSLAKFYAELLGWDTKGQDGWIEIRPADGSSTICFQQINEGYQPPVWPGQEHPQQMHLDFVVADLDAGEVEVLRLGATKAQLQPGSTFRVFLDPAGHPFCLCSA; this comes from the coding sequence ATGGCAATTGCACAGCACCCCAGCGTGGTCATTGACTGTCCCGACGCGTCCAGCTTGGCGAAGTTCTATGCTGAACTGCTCGGTTGGGACACCAAAGGCCAAGATGGTTGGATCGAGATTCGGCCGGCAGATGGCAGCAGCACCATTTGTTTTCAACAGATTAATGAGGGCTATCAGCCACCTGTCTGGCCGGGTCAAGAGCACCCACAACAGATGCATTTGGATTTTGTGGTTGCCGACTTGGACGCCGGTGAGGTCGAAGTTTTGCGCTTGGGTGCCACCAAAGCGCAGCTGCAGCCTGGGAGCACCTTTAGGGTTTTCTTGGACCCGGCCGGCCACCCATTCTGCCTCTGTTCCGCCTAA
- a CDS encoding FUSC family protein, with amino-acid sequence MISNPRFRHTGTALAHPLSRSAWRDAFAMRPADAIFTTAIKVGIAATLVLIAGGLLGQPQLAGMAALGALTSAFGRYQPYRRLGRMMAIVGAGMVIAMVIGTLLGAANVPMMSQILVLSVLAGLAAHIFLAFRISGPGAVILVFAAGAGSGYTHSYAAMLGPIVAIIIGVVVGWLAAMAPVLWVPLAPSRLAVARAIANVVGLEADDAGPLRAAAKASLRSARESVTVTAGTFRATHSRSVSLRQNADQLHLLLDEAEAALTLFESSSDGAYSEAFIHLVQHESQLRKIHGIPTVSAPITPDVPAIASTRNLVHKGFWEGAKAELTARTSIHQALRMAAAAALSGWAAVGLGLEHPLWATMGAIAALQGLSYATTVQRSIQRLVGNVIGAIVAVGILSLALGFWPSVVLVIIFQVMAELLVLKNYTLTTIAVTPMALIMTGLGTNLGTEAALSRVVDTLVGVVIGTIVAAVSISLSDRQHIPTSTDGSKR; translated from the coding sequence ATGATTTCTAACCCCCGATTCCGCCACACGGGCACCGCATTGGCCCACCCACTCTCGCGCTCCGCCTGGCGAGATGCTTTTGCCATGCGCCCGGCCGATGCCATCTTCACCACGGCCATCAAAGTCGGAATCGCGGCCACCCTTGTGCTCATCGCAGGCGGTTTACTGGGTCAGCCACAACTTGCCGGAATGGCCGCTCTCGGGGCCCTGACCAGCGCTTTTGGCCGTTATCAGCCGTATCGCCGGCTAGGACGAATGATGGCAATTGTGGGCGCTGGCATGGTCATCGCCATGGTCATTGGTACCCTCCTCGGTGCTGCGAACGTGCCCATGATGAGCCAAATCCTGGTCCTGTCCGTACTCGCAGGCCTTGCCGCTCACATCTTCTTGGCCTTCCGCATCTCCGGCCCCGGTGCCGTCATTCTGGTGTTCGCGGCCGGCGCCGGTTCGGGGTACACGCACAGCTATGCTGCCATGCTCGGACCCATCGTCGCCATCATCATCGGCGTGGTGGTTGGTTGGCTCGCGGCCATGGCGCCAGTGCTCTGGGTCCCCTTGGCCCCCTCACGGCTGGCTGTTGCGCGAGCCATCGCCAACGTTGTTGGCCTAGAAGCGGACGACGCCGGTCCCCTCCGTGCCGCTGCCAAGGCCAGCTTGCGCTCGGCTCGGGAGTCGGTGACGGTGACCGCCGGGACCTTCCGCGCGACTCACTCGCGTTCGGTGAGCCTGCGCCAAAACGCGGACCAACTGCACCTCTTGCTGGATGAAGCCGAGGCTGCGCTAACACTGTTTGAATCCTCTAGCGATGGCGCCTACTCGGAAGCCTTTATCCACTTGGTCCAGCACGAATCGCAGCTGCGCAAGATCCACGGCATCCCCACAGTTTCGGCGCCAATAACTCCCGACGTTCCCGCCATAGCTTCCACTCGAAACCTCGTGCACAAGGGCTTCTGGGAAGGCGCCAAGGCCGAGCTGACGGCCAGAACCAGCATTCATCAAGCCCTCCGCATGGCCGCAGCCGCCGCACTCTCCGGTTGGGCCGCCGTCGGACTTGGTCTGGAGCATCCCCTCTGGGCCACCATGGGTGCCATCGCGGCTCTTCAGGGTTTGAGCTATGCCACCACTGTGCAGCGCAGTATCCAGCGTTTGGTAGGTAATGTGATTGGCGCCATCGTGGCCGTCGGGATTCTGTCATTGGCCTTGGGCTTCTGGCCCTCGGTGGTTCTTGTCATCATTTTCCAGGTGATGGCGGAACTGCTAGTCCTCAAGAACTACACGTTAACCACCATCGCGGTAACACCCATGGCGCTCATCATGACCGGGCTGGGGACAAATCTGGGCACGGAGGCCGCCTTGAGCCGGGTAGTCGACACTCTGGTGGGCGTGGTGATTGGCACCATCGTCGCAGCCGTCAGCATCTCGCTGTCAGACCGCCAGCACATCCCCACCAGCACGGACGGTTCCAAGCGCTAA
- a CDS encoding MarR family winged helix-turn-helix transcriptional regulator, translated as MKVDAMDFVDRARQGWESSHPDLDVSSIEVMGRIGRIGALAAHHAGRALQSAEITRAEFDVMCTLARGDGPLRASEVTAATMLSSASTTKNAERLVQRGLIERLPWERDGRVVLMQLTTKGEALIDREFPRFLETDAAMLAGLTVKEQTQLATLLRKVALAVESIA; from the coding sequence ATGAAAGTAGATGCGATGGATTTTGTTGATCGGGCACGGCAAGGGTGGGAATCCTCGCATCCGGACCTTGACGTTTCCAGTATCGAAGTCATGGGCCGCATCGGGAGAATTGGGGCGCTGGCAGCCCACCACGCTGGCCGCGCCTTGCAGTCTGCGGAGATAACCCGGGCAGAATTCGATGTCATGTGCACCCTGGCCCGCGGTGATGGCCCCCTGCGCGCCAGTGAAGTTACCGCAGCCACCATGCTCAGCAGTGCCTCCACCACTAAAAATGCCGAACGTCTGGTCCAGCGCGGACTCATTGAGCGGCTGCCGTGGGAACGTGATGGGCGCGTAGTTCTGATGCAATTGACGACTAAAGGTGAGGCGCTCATTGACCGTGAGTTCCCGCGCTTCCTGGAGACCGATGCGGCGATGCTGGCCGGGCTGACCGTCAAGGAGCAGACACAATTGGCCACGCTGCTGCGCAAGGTGGCCCTGGCTGTGGAATCAATCGCCTAG
- the thiE gene encoding thiamine phosphate synthase, whose amino-acid sequence MSQTSAIPATTATLSTPTLQSARLYLCTDARSKQGDFADFLRAAYAGGVDIIQLRDKSIEAAQELELLAVLKSVAQEFGKLWAVNDRADIASLSGAPVFHIGQKDLPLPAARSLVGPSVSMGLSSHDLAQVSAAAADPNADYFCVGPLWATPTKPGRAAVGLSLLEHAAALETTKPWFAIGGVDLSNVDQVVAAGASRIVVVRAITHAEDPTSAAAALLSRLPALG is encoded by the coding sequence ATGAGCCAAACTTCTGCCATCCCTGCAACCACCGCCACCTTGTCCACGCCAACGTTACAAAGTGCCCGGCTGTATTTGTGCACGGATGCGCGCAGCAAACAAGGCGATTTTGCCGATTTCCTGCGGGCCGCCTATGCAGGTGGCGTGGACATCATCCAGCTTCGTGACAAGTCCATTGAGGCGGCACAGGAACTGGAATTGCTGGCGGTTTTGAAGTCCGTGGCACAGGAATTCGGCAAACTCTGGGCCGTCAATGACCGTGCTGATATTGCCTCGCTGAGTGGCGCGCCCGTGTTCCATATTGGCCAGAAGGATCTGCCGCTGCCCGCAGCGCGTTCCCTGGTGGGCCCTTCGGTCTCCATGGGTCTCTCCAGCCACGATCTCGCTCAAGTCTCTGCCGCTGCCGCCGATCCCAACGCCGACTACTTCTGCGTTGGTCCGCTCTGGGCCACCCCCACCAAGCCGGGCCGGGCCGCCGTGGGCCTTTCCCTGCTGGAGCATGCCGCCGCACTGGAAACCACCAAGCCGTGGTTCGCCATTGGCGGGGTGGATTTGTCCAACGTCGATCAAGTGGTGGCTGCCGGCGCCTCCCGGATTGTGGTGGTGCGGGCCATTACCCACGCTGAAGATCCGACGTCGGCCGCTGCGGCGTTGCTCTCCCGCTTGCCTGCGCTGGGGTAA
- the thiO gene encoding glycine oxidase ThiO, translated as MSLVVPQILTTEVIVIGGGIIGLGIAWEAQRAGHAVTVIDPAPATGATFAAAGMLAPVSELHYQEDALLELTLASAGRWPAFVASLPAGLPTGFNTSPTLVLGGDPGDRQALSDLRDVQLRHGLNVSQLSIREARALEPMIGPQISCAYKVEQDHQVDPRAIAESLRAALLASARVSGSSVPSFIEQAATSLVHRDPNSTHSPVTGVLLADGREVHAREVIVANALGSPTLAGLPDGLNLPIRPVYGDILRLRVPENLRPLTTATIRGLVRGLPVYIVPREDGTVVIGATSREDHNAGVSAGGVYQLLRDAQVLLPAVAELELLECTARARPGTPDNAPLLGRVSGADGRDIPGLIIATGFFRHGVLLTPIAATIVRQLLGNITDLAWEAFRPDRFSPTLRPAHTADPSAGPTA; from the coding sequence TTGAGCCTTGTTGTGCCCCAAATTTTGACCACCGAGGTAATCGTCATTGGTGGCGGAATCATTGGCCTCGGTATCGCGTGGGAAGCCCAACGAGCCGGCCATGCTGTTACCGTCATTGACCCTGCTCCCGCCACGGGTGCCACCTTTGCGGCGGCCGGAATGCTGGCCCCGGTAAGTGAGCTGCACTACCAGGAAGATGCTCTGCTGGAGCTGACGCTGGCCTCCGCGGGGCGCTGGCCAGCGTTCGTGGCCTCGCTTCCGGCCGGTCTGCCAACAGGGTTCAACACATCCCCAACCCTGGTGCTGGGCGGGGATCCGGGCGACCGACAGGCTTTGTCTGATCTGCGCGACGTCCAACTGCGCCACGGTCTGAACGTTTCGCAACTGAGCATCCGTGAAGCCCGTGCGCTGGAACCGATGATTGGCCCCCAGATCTCCTGTGCCTACAAAGTGGAACAGGACCACCAAGTTGATCCTCGCGCCATTGCGGAGTCACTGCGGGCGGCGTTGCTGGCGAGCGCACGTGTCAGCGGTTCATCGGTGCCGAGTTTCATTGAGCAAGCCGCCACGTCCCTGGTGCATCGGGACCCCAACAGCACTCATTCACCGGTGACCGGCGTGCTGCTGGCCGATGGCCGGGAGGTCCACGCACGGGAAGTGATTGTGGCCAACGCGCTGGGTTCGCCCACCTTGGCGGGGCTGCCGGACGGGCTGAACCTGCCCATCCGCCCTGTGTACGGCGACATCCTTCGCCTCCGTGTTCCGGAGAATCTGCGCCCGCTCACCACGGCCACCATTCGCGGGCTGGTGCGTGGACTGCCGGTTTATATTGTGCCGCGCGAGGACGGCACCGTGGTGATCGGCGCTACCAGCCGTGAGGATCACAATGCTGGCGTCAGTGCCGGGGGAGTGTACCAACTACTGCGTGACGCCCAGGTGCTGTTGCCCGCCGTGGCTGAACTGGAGCTCCTTGAATGCACGGCCCGGGCCCGACCCGGCACTCCCGACAACGCTCCACTGCTGGGCAGGGTTTCCGGTGCCGACGGGCGGGACATTCCCGGACTCATCATTGCCACGGGTTTCTTCCGGCACGGCGTTCTACTGACCCCCATCGCCGCGACCATTGTGCGCCAATTGCTAGGCAACATCACGGACCTGGCGTGGGAAGCGTTCCGACCGGACCGCTTTTCACCCACACTTCGCCCGGCGCACACCGCCGACCCCAGCGCCGGCCCCACCGCTTAG
- the thiS gene encoding sulfur carrier protein ThiS gives MKTINLNGATESHPDGTTVAHLVAAVTGRELLPTGQAADGGRLGVAVARNQEIVPRSQWAATAVEHQDALEIVAAVQGG, from the coding sequence ATGAAAACGATCAACCTCAACGGTGCCACCGAGTCTCATCCAGATGGAACCACCGTGGCCCACCTCGTTGCTGCCGTGACAGGGAGGGAGCTGTTGCCCACCGGTCAAGCGGCCGACGGCGGGCGGCTCGGTGTTGCTGTTGCCCGCAACCAGGAGATTGTGCCACGCAGCCAGTGGGCCGCCACCGCCGTGGAACATCAGGACGCCTTGGAAATTGTCGCCGCGGTACAAGGTGGATAA